In Juglans regia cultivar Chandler chromosome 13, Walnut 2.0, whole genome shotgun sequence, the following proteins share a genomic window:
- the LOC108991228 gene encoding myrcene synthase, chloroplastic-like, whose product MAPEQNSSTIVRRSANYHPTIWNYDYIQSLRSEYMGEAFTQKIDKLKGAVTMMFYKVVDPIKQLELIDILQRLGVSYHFEDEIRRILENKHNTHHSGDVCKKQSLYATAVEFRLLRQHGYDVPQETFKSFFNEEENFKECLCIDIEGMLALYEASFHLREGESILEEARDFAIKHLKEYVDQSKDQYLCMMVSHALDLPLHWRVIRLEARWFIDAYKTREDMNPILLELAELDFNMVQAVHQEDLKEVSRWWRSTGLGDLSFARDRVVENFLWATGAIIQPQFGYERRMLAKLGALLTTIDDVYDVYGTLEELELFTNAVERWDLNGMEQLPYYLQICFLSVYNTINEMAFDTLKEKGCNIISYMKKGWADICRSYLLEANWFHNRYTPSLQEYLECAWITVTIPNILVHCYFFVTNPITEEALDSLEEYPDIIRLPSFIVRLADDLGTSTDELKRGDNPKSIQCYMNDTGASEEEARQYMRFLISAAWKTINGECIASSPFSKTFNEITMNIARVSQFMYQHGDGHGVGDGETKDRVQALFIHPIPIAKN is encoded by the exons ATGGCACCCGAACAAAATTCAAGTACTATTGTCCGACGATCAGCAAATTACCATCCTACCATTTGGAATTATGATTACATCCAATCATTAAGAAGCGAATACATG GGAGAGGCATTCACCCAAAAGATTGATAAGTTGAAGGGAGCAGTAACAATGATGTTTTACAAAGTGGTGGATCCTATAAAGCAACTCGAGCTGATTGACATCTTGCAAAGACTAGGAGTATCTTACCACTTTGAGGATGAAATAAGGAGGATATTGGAGAATAAACATAATACTCATCATAGTGGTGATGTTTGCAAGAAGCAGAGTTTGTATGCTACAGCTGTTGAGTTTAGACTACTAAGACAACATGGATATGATGTACCTCAAG agactttcaaaagtttcttCAATGAAGAGGAGAATTTCAAAGAATGTCTTTGTATTGATATTGAAGGAATGCTGGCTTTGTATGAAGCCTCATTCCATTTGAGAGAGGGCGAAAGCATCTTGGAGGAAGCGAGAGATTTTGCAATCAAACATCTTAAAGAGTATGTGGATCAAAGCAAAGATCAATATCTTTGTATGATGGTTAGTCACGCCCTAGACCTTCCACTACATTGGAGAGTGATAAGGTTGGAAGCGAGGTGGTTCATTGATGCATATAAGACTAGAGAAGATATGAACCCTATCTTGCTTGAGCTTGCAGAACTGGATTTTAATATGGTACAAGCAGTTCACCAAGAAGATCTAAAAGAAGTGTCAAG GTGGTGGAGGAGCACTGGCCTTGGAGATTTGAGCTTTGCACGGGATAGGGTTGTGGAGAATTTCCTATGGGCAACAGGAGCAATAATTCAACCTCAATTTGGATATGAGAGGAGAATGTTAGCGAAGCTCGGTGCATTGTTGACAACAATAGATGATGTCTATGATGTCTATGGCACTTTAGAAGAACTTGAGCTCTTTACTAATGCTGTTGAGAG ATGGGATCTCAATGGAATGGAACAACTTCCTTATTATCTACAGATTTGTTTCCTTTCCGTCTACAACACAATTAATGAAATGGCTTTTGACACTCTCAAGGAAAAGGGATGCAATATCATTTCATACATGAAAAAGGGG TGGGCAGATATATGTAGATCTTATTTGTTGGAGGCAAATTGGTTTCACAACCGATATACACCAAGCCTTCAAGAATACCTTGAATGTGCATGGATCACCGTAACAATACCAAATATACTGGTGCATTGTTATTTTTTCGTCACAAATCCCATAACAGAGGAAGCCTTGGATTCATTGGAAGAGTATCCCGATATAATTCGCTTGCCATCATTCATTGTGCGACTTGCAGATGATCTCGGAACATCTACG GACGAGTTAAAGAGGGGGGATAATCCTAAATCAATCCAATGCTACATGAATGATACCGGTGCTAGCGAGGAAGAGGCTCGTCAATACATGAGGTTCTTGATTAGTGCAGCGTGGAAGACCATTAATGGAGAATGCATTGCAAGTTCTCCATTCTCTAAAACATTTAATGAGATCACAATGAACATTGCGCGGGTGTCCCAGTTCATGTACCAGCATGGAGATGGTCATGGCGTTGGAGATGGTGAGACTAAGGACCGCGTGCAAGCGTTGTTTATTCATCCCATTCCTATAGCTAAGAATTGA
- the LOC118344323 gene encoding uncharacterized protein LOC118344323: MGLNDPYSSSRDQIMLIEPLPPLNRVFSMIQQQERQHLMLHQSPTPNLMAMLAKNTFSSFKPNQKSVCPYCPHCKIQGHSFENCFKVGNATPPLCSHCNMTGHSIDKCYKLHGYPPGHKLHGKTKSSTAAVASSLPCSNEDLDKEPTEPMALTKSQYNQLLVLLHSKDSSSAMASISVAPPSTSSNPIHNSKVSGLSFMDNDWDG, from the exons ATGGGCCTCAACGATCCTTATTCCTCCTCACGAGATCAGATTATGCTTATTGAGCCCCTACCCCCTCTTAATCGGGTTTTCTCCATGATTCAACAACAAGAACGTCAACACCTCATGCTTCACCAATCCCCCACCCCTAACCTTATGGCTATGTTGgctaaaaatactttttcatcCTTCAAACCAAACCAGAAATCAGTCTGCCCCTACTGCCCTCATTGTAAAATTCAGGGTCACTCCTTTGAGAATTGTTTCAAGGTAGGAAATGCTACTCCACCTCTGTGTTCCCACTGCAATATGACTGGTCATTCCATTGACAAGTGTTATAAACTACACGGGTACCCACCTGGTCATAAACTCCATGGAAAGACTAAGAGTTCTACTGCTGCTGTCGCTTCATCTCTGCCTTGTTCCAATGAAGATCTTGATAAGGAACCTACTGAGCCCATGGCTCTCACCAAGAGCCAATACAATCAACTCCTTGTGTTGCTGCATTCTAAGGATTCCAGTTCAGCTATGGCCTCCATCTCGGTTGCTCCACCCTCAACATCTTCTAATCCTATTCACAACTCCAAAGTTTCTG GACTTAGCTTCATGGACAACGATTGGGATGGGTGA
- the LOC108991425 gene encoding cytosolic sulfotransferase 15-like, translating to MVITHSVKNQSWDGYQEAVEEGKLSQECKELLLSLPKEKGWRTSHLYKYQGFWCQSREIESTVSFQRHFQARDTNVGLATVPKSGTTWLKALAFAIASHERFQIFSNNHPLLKFNPHDLVPFFEYKIYANDQLSDLSNLPQPRLFGTHIPFASLPSSIKKSSCWLVYICRNPFDTFISSWHFINKIKPRSQAPMPLEEAFEMYCKGVIGFGPFWEHMLGYWKESRDRPHKVLFLKYEDMKKDITFQLKKLAEFLGFPFSVEEERGGVIEKIAKLCSFENMKDLEVNKSGTSIKNFENKNLFRKGEVGDWINYLSPRQVEQLTKVM from the coding sequence ATGGTTATCACCCATTCCGTAAAAAACCAATCGTGGGATGGATATCAAGAAGCCGTAGAAGAAGGAAAGCTAAGCCAAGAATGCAAGGaacttcttctttctcttcccaAAGAGAAAGGGTGGCGAACCTCTCATCTCTACAAATACCAAGGCTTTTGGTGCCAGTCAAGGGAGATCGAATCCACAGTATCTTTCCAAAGGCACTTCCAAGCAAGAGACACTAATGTAGGATTAGCTACCGTACCAAAATCAGGCACCACATGGTTGAAAGCCTTGGCTTTTGCCATCGCGAGTCACGAGCGTTTTCAAATCTTCTCAAACAACCATCCTTTGCTTAAATTCAACCCCCATGATCTTGTACCTTTCTTTGAATACAAGATCTATGCAAATGACCAGCTTTCTGACCTCTCCAACCTTCCACAGCCTAGACTTTTTGGCACTCATATTCCTTTTGCTTCCTTACCTAGCTCCATCAAGAAATCTAGCTGTTGGCTGGTTTATATCTGCAGGAACCCATTTGACACTTTCATCTCCTCGTggcatttcattaataaaatcaagcCACGATCTCAAGCCCCAATGCCACTAGAAGAAGCCTTTGAAATGTACTGCAAGGGGGTTATTGGGTTTGGTCCCTTTTGGGAACACATGTTGGGTTACTGGAAAGAGAGCAGAGACAGGCCCCATAAGGTATTGTTCTTGAAGTACGAGGACATGAAAAAAGACATCACTTTCCAGTTGAAAAAATTAGCAGAGTTCTTGGGGTTCCCGTTTTCTGTGGAGGAGGAGAGAGGTGGGGTTATTGAAAAGATTGCAAAGCTGTGTAGTTTTGAGAATATGAAGGATTTGGAGGTAAACAAATCGGGGACGTCAATAAAGAACTTCGAAAACAAGAACTTGTTCAGGAAGGGAGAGGTCGGAGATTGGATAAACTACCTGTCGCCTAGGCAGGTGGAGCAACTGACCAAAGTCATGTAA